The Sphingopyxis sp. TUF1 genome segment GCGGGATGACGGAACGGCTGAGGGCGGATTTAGACCGGACGTTGCCGTCGCCCCCGCGAAGGCGGGGTCCGCGGTCCGTTTACACAGCGACGCAGGAGAAGGTCGACGGCGGCCCCCCGCCTTCGCGGGGGCGACGGTCAATTGGGACGCTCACCACCCCGGAGCGGATATTCAAAAAAACGCTGTCCTACACGCACCGACTGTGCCAGCCTTCATCCAGCTCTTTCAATATGTCGACAAACGCGATCGCCGCCTCTCGGATGTGCGTGCGCGAGAGGCGTGCGCGCATGGCGGACAGGCAAGGTCAACCGGTGCCTGCGCAAGGCTGACCTTTACTGACTTTTGGACGGATTGCGCCGACGGCGCACCACCAAGCATCGCGCGATACGCAAAAAAAGGCACCCATCCGGCCGGGGCCAAATGAGTGCCAAGATGAAGGTCTCAAGTCCTCGCAAGGAGGGTGAGCTCTTCTGGGTCGCACGGGCCGATTATGCCGGGCGGTCGATTCGCGATTGTATGGAAACGCCAAATCGACCGGACGCGCAATTTTTGTTGGTTAACGGCCGATTATGTCTCGGATACGATCGGGGCGACCTTGCCGGCCAGCTGCTTGCGGCCCTTGGTCGTCGCCTGCGTGTACAGCGTCGGATTGCCGAGCTGTCCCGGCGTCGCGCCGGCAAAGCGCTTGATCTCGCGGATCAGGTGCGACTGATCGTAAAAGGCGTCGCCCAACTGCGCCAATTCCAGTCCCTCGCCGCGCGCAAGCGCCGACGCTGCGCGCACTGCGCGATATTTGCGCGCGAGCATTCGCGGCGACAGGCCGTAATAATATTTGGTCATCCGCTCCACCGACCGGATCGACATGCCCGTTGCCTCGACCAGCGCGGGAACCTGCGGCGATGGCGTCGCAGTGAGCCATTCGTCGACGGTGCGGATGAACCACATCGGCGCCGCCTCGCCGCGCGTCAGCACTTCGCGTGCGAAATTATTGCCGACGACCAGCCGCTCTTCGTCGCTTGCCGCCCGTTCGAGCGCCGCCGCGACATCGTCGATCCACGGGCCGAACAGGTCGGCGGCGTCGATCGCGCGATCGGTCAGCTTGTGGGCATCGTCGCCCATCAGCGCGGCCCAGCCGGCCGGCAACATGCCGAAACCGAACATCGCCGTCGGGCAGTTGGCGATGGCGCGCACGCGGCCGCTGGTCGGGCCGACGATATTGGCGCGGCACGCGGGCGAGCGACTGCCATCGGCAAAGATATATTCGCCGTCGGGAACGCTCATGAAACGAAATTGCGGACGGTCGGCGCGCTCATATTCGTCGAATCGCGGCATGTTGAGCCGCGCGACATAGAAACTCGACACCATGTCCGCCAGATCGGGATCGGGCGGAAAATAATAGAGTTCGAACGGCGTGCTGCCGTCCACGCCCGCTGGCGAGGAAGAAGTTTGCGACATGACAGACCCAGACCCCGACGGCCTTTCCCCCGGCCGTCTCTTTATCTGAGT includes the following:
- a CDS encoding AraC family transcriptional regulator, whose product is MSQTSSSPAGVDGSTPFELYYFPPDPDLADMVSSFYVARLNMPRFDEYERADRPQFRFMSVPDGEYIFADGSRSPACRANIVGPTSGRVRAIANCPTAMFGFGMLPAGWAALMGDDAHKLTDRAIDAADLFGPWIDDVAAALERAASDEERLVVGNNFAREVLTRGEAAPMWFIRTVDEWLTATPSPQVPALVEATGMSIRSVERMTKYYYGLSPRMLARKYRAVRAASALARGEGLELAQLGDAFYDQSHLIREIKRFAGATPGQLGNPTLYTQATTKGRKQLAGKVAPIVSET